One window from the genome of Pedobacter schmidteae encodes:
- a CDS encoding PAS domain S-box protein — translation MGTLKKDFYQLIKTQECLLEFILESAPKGVWCCHLENYKHLWTSPEWQQALGYTAHQQISDCREIIDESSLQQLVANLDGKNFDPSAQYQLNYKHQDGSTVTTYCTGMIGSVKKGAPLLLVLITQINSLPVFTPSDSKTNGHSVTLAREHQHLNEKLRLSEERFRRAFEHAAIGMAIVSLKGKWMRINSSLYNILGYRPSELMKLTFQDITYPEDLDKDLNLLNDVIAGIRESYQMEKRYFHKKGHVVWVMLAVSLVKNSDGEPLHFISQITDISKVKAAESEMKSVLEVTSDQNRRLLNFAHIVSHNLRSHSGNLSMLLNFIETDVDEQSRQELFKMFRHAASNLQETIGHLNEVVAVNTTISANLVKVNLNRAINGAIGNIEALLKAANAICINEVKTEIMVNAIPAYLDSILLNFLTNAIKYRSADRQLIIELSAQIEDRLVILTIQDNGLGIDLQLNRDKLFGMYKTFHTNKDARGIGLFITKNQIEAMGGKVSVDSVVGEGTSFKIYFIK, via the coding sequence ATGGGCACGCTAAAAAAAGATTTTTATCAATTGATAAAAACGCAAGAATGTCTTCTGGAGTTCATCCTCGAATCGGCACCTAAAGGGGTATGGTGTTGCCATTTGGAAAACTACAAACACCTTTGGACAAGCCCCGAGTGGCAGCAGGCTTTAGGCTATACTGCCCATCAGCAAATTTCAGACTGCAGAGAGATCATTGACGAATCATCTCTTCAGCAGTTGGTTGCAAACCTGGATGGTAAAAACTTCGATCCCTCAGCACAATACCAATTGAACTATAAGCATCAGGATGGTTCTACGGTAACAACATATTGTACAGGTATGATTGGAAGCGTTAAGAAGGGTGCCCCATTACTTTTGGTGCTGATTACCCAGATTAATTCCTTACCGGTGTTTACCCCATCCGATAGCAAAACAAATGGGCATTCTGTTACTTTAGCGAGAGAACATCAGCATTTGAACGAGAAATTAAGACTCAGTGAAGAGAGATTCAGACGTGCTTTTGAACATGCCGCTATAGGGATGGCCATTGTAAGCCTGAAAGGCAAATGGATGCGCATCAACAGCAGTCTTTACAATATTCTTGGTTATCGCCCTTCAGAGCTGATGAAGCTTACCTTTCAGGACATTACTTATCCTGAAGATTTGGATAAGGATCTTAACTTATTGAACGATGTAATAGCCGGTATCAGAGAGTCTTATCAGATGGAAAAGAGGTATTTCCATAAAAAAGGCCATGTTGTATGGGTGATGCTCGCTGTATCACTTGTAAAGAACAGCGATGGCGAGCCTTTACATTTTATATCACAAATTACAGACATCAGTAAGGTTAAAGCTGCAGAATCGGAAATGAAATCGGTTCTGGAGGTAACCAGTGACCAGAACAGGCGTTTGCTGAATTTCGCACACATTGTTTCGCACAATCTCCGCTCCCATTCTGGCAACCTGAGTATGCTATTGAATTTCATAGAAACAGATGTAGACGAACAATCCCGTCAGGAACTGTTCAAAATGTTCCGCCACGCAGCATCCAATCTTCAGGAAACCATAGGTCACTTGAATGAAGTGGTAGCGGTAAATACAACAATCTCTGCAAACCTGGTTAAAGTTAACCTAAACAGAGCCATAAATGGGGCAATAGGAAATATTGAAGCATTGCTTAAAGCAGCCAACGCCATATGCATCAATGAGGTAAAAACTGAAATTATGGTTAATGCTATTCCGGCCTACCTGGATAGCATATTACTTAATTTTTTGACCAATGCTATTAAATATCGCTCGGCCGATAGGCAACTGATTATAGAACTTTCGGCCCAAATTGAAGACAGACTAGTCATATTGACCATCCAGGACAATGGCTTGGGCATCGATTTACAACTAAACAGGGACAAATTATTTGGGATGTACAAGACCTTTCATACCAATAAAGATGCAAGAGGGATAGGCCTGTTTATTACAAAAAATCAAATTGAGGCCATGGGTGGAAAAGTAAGTGTTGATAGTGTGGTTGGCGAAGGAACCAGCTTTAAAATCTACTTCATAAAATAA
- the gdhA gene encoding NADP-specific glutamate dehydrogenase gives MNNLTNEFMNKLELRNAHEPEFLQAVLEVAESIIPFSEENQQYKIHKILERIAEPERVIIFRVPWLNDKGEVEVNRGFRVQMNSAIGPYKGGLRFHPSVNLSVLKFLAFEQVFKNSLTGLPMGGGKGGADFDPKGKSDAEIMKFCQSFMTELYKYVGADMDVPAGDIGVGAREIGYLFGQYKRIRGEFTGVLTGKGPEWGGSLIRPEATGYGVVYFVEEMLKLRGDTLNGKNVVVSGSGNVAQYTIQKCIEVGAKVLTISDSEGYIYDPEGIDEEKLAFIMDLKNNRRGRIKEYANRFNCSFFAGQKPWGVKCDIAFPNATQNELDEADALLLTKNGCFCVAEGANMPSTPAAIKVFEQSKILYAPGKAANAGGVAVSGLEMSQNSLRYSWGREKIDVKLKLIIEQIHLACVKYGKEKDGYINYGKGANIAGFVKVADAMIAQGVV, from the coding sequence ATGAATAATTTGACGAATGAGTTCATGAATAAACTTGAACTTCGGAATGCACATGAACCAGAGTTTTTACAGGCAGTACTTGAAGTAGCAGAATCAATTATTCCGTTTAGCGAAGAAAATCAACAATACAAAATACATAAAATTTTGGAGCGCATTGCCGAACCTGAGCGGGTAATTATATTTAGAGTTCCGTGGTTAAATGATAAGGGTGAAGTGGAAGTGAACAGAGGTTTCAGGGTGCAGATGAACAGCGCTATTGGTCCTTATAAAGGTGGACTGCGTTTTCATCCTTCCGTAAATTTAAGTGTCTTGAAATTTCTGGCTTTTGAACAGGTATTTAAAAATAGTTTGACTGGTTTGCCTATGGGTGGAGGGAAAGGTGGTGCCGATTTTGATCCCAAAGGAAAATCGGATGCTGAAATAATGAAATTTTGCCAGAGTTTTATGACAGAATTGTATAAGTATGTCGGTGCAGATATGGATGTTCCTGCAGGTGATATAGGTGTTGGGGCCAGAGAAATTGGTTACCTATTTGGTCAATACAAACGCATTAGAGGCGAATTTACAGGTGTATTGACAGGTAAAGGTCCGGAATGGGGCGGTAGTTTGATCAGGCCAGAAGCAACCGGATATGGTGTAGTTTATTTTGTCGAAGAAATGCTTAAACTACGTGGTGATACACTTAACGGGAAGAATGTAGTCGTTTCTGGATCGGGCAATGTAGCACAATATACAATACAAAAATGTATTGAAGTTGGCGCAAAAGTACTGACCATTTCTGATTCTGAAGGCTATATTTATGACCCCGAAGGGATTGATGAGGAAAAGCTTGCTTTTATCATGGATCTGAAAAATAATCGCAGAGGGCGTATAAAGGAATATGCAAATCGCTTCAATTGCAGCTTTTTTGCCGGGCAAAAGCCTTGGGGCGTAAAATGCGACATCGCTTTCCCTAATGCTACTCAAAATGAATTGGATGAGGCCGATGCCTTATTACTTACTAAAAATGGATGTTTTTGTGTTGCCGAAGGTGCAAATATGCCTTCCACACCCGCAGCTATAAAAGTATTTGAGCAGTCTAAAATTTTATACGCACCAGGTAAAGCAGCAAATGCTGGAGGTGTAGCGGTTTCGGGACTGGAAATGTCACAGAATTCATTGCGTTATTCATGGGGACGCGAGAAGATTGACGTTAAATTAAAGTTGATAATTGAGCAGATTCATCTGGCATGTGTTAAGTATGGCAAAGAAAAAGATGGCTATATCAACTATGGAAAGGGAGCTAATATTGCAGGTTTTGTTAAGGTAGCCGACGCTATGATTGCCCAGGGCGTTGTTTAA
- a CDS encoding RagB/SusD family nutrient uptake outer membrane protein codes for MKKILTYTFCGMLLLQQYACKKTLNALPENAKVDANTILDQKTAEVAMRGAYYLLYNIPGRGTNITCWDNHQWLPAYYAGYLAGSSGGPEEENRYAEGSMINSVWNESYATINAANGIINRLNVLPDASFANGRKEGILGEARFLRAYSHFKILSYYGEWFKYDSRYGILIREELANLGNIAKARSNVKDSYDFILADLDYAVRNAPSQNPNYYATKWAAMALKMRVLMSRGQAGDYAYVVELADQLIQNGPYRLENDPKDIFRTKGLSSNEVILGIRPQPNQENNSYNLSILYSYYTGQITVAHHATKRLYDLFGATDPRRNWVTGDLIPGNDNPGAHFFSKYIALNGKPTIVSETAYAFRLSEVYLLKAEAISRSGGNINDAKEILKLMLQRAGVTDLAFIDQISSYETLQLQIFYELSRNLVGEDGQEWMALLRFPLAMVKTLKPTISNTVQYILPIPAHEFLTNPTIGDQNPGYNKN; via the coding sequence ATGAAGAAAATACTCACTTATACTTTTTGCGGCATGCTCTTATTGCAACAATATGCCTGTAAAAAAACACTGAATGCATTACCTGAAAACGCAAAGGTAGACGCAAATACCATCCTCGATCAGAAAACCGCTGAAGTTGCAATGCGGGGGGCTTATTACTTATTGTATAACATTCCCGGCCGTGGTACCAATATTACCTGTTGGGACAATCATCAATGGCTTCCAGCTTATTATGCCGGTTATCTTGCCGGATCATCAGGTGGCCCGGAAGAGGAAAACCGATATGCAGAAGGATCTATGATCAATTCGGTTTGGAATGAATCTTATGCCACAATTAATGCTGCGAACGGAATCATCAATCGTTTAAATGTGCTGCCCGACGCATCTTTCGCCAATGGCAGAAAAGAAGGCATTCTGGGCGAAGCCCGATTTTTGAGAGCATACAGTCATTTTAAAATTTTAAGCTACTACGGAGAGTGGTTTAAGTACGATAGCCGCTACGGCATTTTGATACGTGAGGAATTGGCTAATCTTGGCAACATCGCGAAGGCGAGGAGTAATGTGAAAGACAGTTATGACTTTATCCTTGCCGACCTGGATTACGCGGTAAGAAACGCACCGTCACAAAATCCGAACTATTATGCGACTAAATGGGCTGCGATGGCTTTAAAAATGAGAGTGTTGATGAGTAGAGGACAGGCCGGGGACTATGCTTATGTGGTTGAGCTTGCTGATCAGCTGATTCAAAATGGCCCCTATCGTTTAGAAAATGATCCTAAAGATATTTTCAGAACCAAAGGATTAAGTAGTAATGAGGTTATTTTGGGAATCCGACCTCAGCCGAATCAGGAAAATAACAGTTACAACTTAAGTATTCTATACTCTTATTATACGGGTCAGATTACAGTAGCTCATCACGCAACTAAAAGACTGTACGATTTGTTCGGGGCAACAGATCCACGCCGGAATTGGGTAACTGGCGACCTGATTCCAGGTAACGATAACCCGGGAGCACATTTTTTTAGTAAATACATTGCGCTGAATGGAAAGCCGACTATTGTTTCTGAAACAGCTTATGCATTCCGTTTGTCGGAAGTGTACCTGCTAAAAGCAGAGGCAATTTCCCGTTCAGGCGGTAATATTAATGATGCGAAAGAAATCCTTAAATTAATGCTGCAGCGTGCCGGGGTCACCGACCTTGCTTTTATAGATCAGATCAGCTCATACGAGACGTTGCAGTTGCAAATATTTTATGAGCTTAGCCGTAATCTGGTTGGGGAAGACGGTCAGGAGTGGATGGCTTTATTGAGATTTCCACTGGCTATGGTCAAAACGCTGAAACCCACAATTTCAAATACGGTTCAGTACATTTTGCCCATTCCTGCCCATGAGTTTTTAACCAATCCTACTATCGGGGACCAGAATCCGGGATATAACAAGAATTAA